A genomic window from Algoriphagus sp. Y33 includes:
- a CDS encoding LexA family transcriptional regulator translates to MRSQSFFWAANLKFLRKRRKLSQDMLAENLGMSRAKLNSHENGHSKSPAIEDLLLCADYFRMSVDTLLRVDLSKLSELKIRDLEAGNDVFLSGSKVRILATTVSSSNEDNIELVPIKAKAGYLGGFGDPEYLSTLPVFNLPNLPKDKKYRMFQTEGDSMLPIADGAYVIGSYVSEWRLAKETPCVVVTASEGVSFKMLSFQAKERDFLLRSLNPAYTPYTVPAEEIREIWKFEYYMSDEFPQEPLTLQQVGIEISEINRKLELLQERGDM, encoded by the coding sequence ATGAGAAGTCAAAGCTTTTTCTGGGCTGCCAATCTGAAATTTCTCAGAAAGCGACGCAAATTGAGTCAGGATATGCTGGCCGAAAATCTTGGCATGAGCCGGGCCAAGCTGAATTCGCATGAAAATGGGCATAGCAAGTCGCCGGCGATTGAGGATTTGCTGCTTTGTGCGGATTACTTCAGGATGAGCGTGGACACGCTGCTGCGGGTGGATCTGTCGAAACTCAGTGAACTGAAAATCCGTGATCTGGAGGCCGGAAATGATGTGTTTCTGAGCGGCTCGAAAGTCAGAATTCTGGCCACCACCGTGAGTTCAAGCAATGAGGATAATATCGAGCTCGTACCGATCAAAGCCAAGGCTGGATATTTGGGAGGCTTTGGGGATCCGGAGTATTTGAGTACGCTGCCTGTTTTTAATCTGCCAAACCTGCCCAAAGACAAAAAATACCGCATGTTTCAAACCGAAGGAGACAGCATGCTGCCCATTGCGGATGGGGCTTATGTGATTGGCTCGTATGTGTCCGAGTGGAGGCTTGCCAAAGAGACTCCCTGCGTGGTAGTGACGGCAAGTGAAGGAGTTAGTTTTAAAATGTTGAGTTTTCAGGCGAAGGAAAGAGACTTTTTGTTACGCTCTCTAAATCCTGCTTATACACCTTACACGGTTCCTGCGGAAGAGATTCGGGAGATCTGGAAGTTCGAATATTACATGAGTGATGAATTTCCACAGGAGCCATTGACGTTACAGCAAGTGGGAATTGAAATCTCGGAGATCAACAGGAAGTTGGAATTGTTGCAAGAACGGGGTGATATGTAG
- a CDS encoding MFS transporter: protein MNKSFSSQSLLITGIILVSINLRTSIASVGPLIPFIREDLGLSNGLAGFLTTLPLLTFATFSLFAPGIGKRLGMGRAVFLAIAILTLGVVVRVLDGVVLLFLGTALTGIGIVIANVLLIPLIKVRLPEKLGIMTALLATMMSLFAAIAIAVSVPLAVDLNLGWRGSLAFWAIFMIIALIIWIPQLQRPKASLHQVTEPAKNVWKSKLAWHVTIFMGAQSIMYFTVITWLPDMLISRGWTPSQAGIVASLMQMVSLIGSYFAPNLLIKLREQTGVVKAVGAGYLIGYLALFIENELLTYVALAIIGLCMGASLSIAYTLISLRTAEDQTTAKLSAMVQSSGYYLAALGPLLFGVSLDLFNNWNALIYFLLLFAAVFTYFGMLAGRDRKI, encoded by the coding sequence TTGAATAAATCATTTTCCTCCCAATCACTTCTTATTACTGGAATTATCCTGGTTTCGATCAATTTGCGGACTTCGATAGCGTCGGTTGGGCCATTGATTCCGTTTATCCGTGAGGATTTGGGTTTGTCCAATGGCCTGGCGGGATTTCTCACCACGCTTCCTTTGCTGACATTTGCTACCTTTTCGCTTTTTGCTCCCGGGATAGGAAAGCGGTTGGGAATGGGGAGGGCAGTGTTCTTAGCTATTGCTATTTTGACTTTAGGAGTTGTTGTTAGGGTTTTGGATGGGGTGGTTCTGCTGTTTTTGGGCACAGCACTTACAGGTATAGGCATCGTGATTGCCAATGTTTTGCTGATTCCGCTTATTAAGGTGAGGCTGCCTGAGAAACTTGGAATAATGACTGCACTGCTGGCTACGATGATGTCTCTTTTTGCGGCTATAGCCATAGCGGTAAGCGTACCATTGGCAGTTGACTTGAACCTAGGATGGAGAGGGTCACTGGCCTTTTGGGCTATTTTTATGATTATAGCTTTAATCATCTGGATCCCTCAGCTCCAACGCCCAAAGGCGAGTTTGCACCAAGTAACTGAACCTGCCAAAAATGTTTGGAAATCCAAGCTCGCCTGGCATGTGACGATCTTTATGGGGGCCCAGTCTATTATGTACTTTACTGTGATTACATGGCTGCCTGATATGCTGATTTCCAGGGGCTGGACTCCTTCCCAAGCAGGCATAGTTGCTTCTCTTATGCAAATGGTTTCCTTGATAGGCTCTTATTTTGCGCCGAATCTATTGATTAAGCTTAGGGAGCAAACCGGGGTGGTGAAGGCGGTCGGTGCCGGATATTTGATTGGATACCTTGCACTTTTTATAGAAAATGAATTGCTTACTTATGTGGCCTTAGCGATAATAGGTTTGTGTATGGGGGCAAGTTTGAGTATCGCTTATACGTTGATTTCTCTAAGAACAGCAGAAGATCAGACTACAGCAAAACTCTCAGCCATGGTTCAGTCTTCCGGCTATTATCTTGCAGCTTTGGGACCTTTGCTCTTTGGGGTTTCTCTTGATTTATTTAATAACTGGAATGCTCTTATTTACTTTTTACTGCTTTTCGCAGCGGTGTTTACTTATTTCGGCATGTTGGCAGGGAGGGATCGTAAAATCTAA
- a CDS encoding DUF2179 domain-containing protein, with protein sequence MQEFLQSLGISEQLFDYLIMPLLIFCARVGDVSINTLRIMFMMNGKKNIAPFLGFFEALIWLLAIGQIFQNIDNPLSYVAYAGGFGTGTYVGMYFEEKLALGRVLVRVITPKPLPELIEYMKSRDFRFTNVGGEGRFGKVNLLFTVMKRDSLTEFVATVKSIDEKAFYTIESVKRVSEDDLNVMDDKPRFNMSFFSKART encoded by the coding sequence ATGCAAGAATTCCTTCAATCCCTAGGTATTTCTGAACAATTATTCGACTACCTGATCATGCCCCTACTCATCTTCTGTGCTAGAGTAGGCGATGTATCTATCAATACCCTGAGAATCATGTTTATGATGAATGGGAAAAAGAACATTGCGCCGTTTTTAGGCTTTTTTGAGGCATTGATTTGGTTGCTTGCCATTGGACAGATTTTTCAAAACATCGATAATCCTCTTTCTTATGTGGCCTATGCAGGGGGATTTGGTACGGGAACTTATGTGGGAATGTATTTTGAGGAGAAGTTGGCATTGGGCAGAGTGCTTGTACGGGTGATTACGCCGAAACCTCTTCCTGAATTGATCGAGTACATGAAGTCCCGTGATTTCCGCTTCACCAATGTAGGTGGGGAAGGTAGATTTGGCAAAGTGAATCTGCTTTTCACCGTGATGAAGAGGGACAGCCTCACAGAGTTTGTGGCTACAGTCAAAAGCATAGATGAGAAAGCATTCTATACCATTGAGAGTGTGAAGCGGGTGTCTGAGGATGATCTGAATGTGATGGATGACAAGCCACGATTCAATATGAGCTTCTTTAGTAAAGCCCGCACCTAA
- a CDS encoding tRNA1(Val) (adenine(37)-N6)-methyltransferase — protein sequence MANSWFQFQQFRVNQDNCAMKISTDAVLLGALADAASPREILDVGTGTGVIALMLAQRFPEAKIQAVEIDPPAASQALDNFRSNAFSERMQLWEGRFQNFEIQKKYDLIVSNPPYFPDHLKSSDLQRNMALHTDELSFHDLLGKAVQILKEDGQFWLILPPRQMQDFHQEAARYGLFLGVKFTLRDKPGRRILREICAFVRNHTEVKAKDIFIKNEDGTPHESYAGLVRGFLLDF from the coding sequence ATGGCCAATTCCTGGTTCCAGTTTCAGCAGTTTCGGGTCAATCAGGACAATTGTGCGATGAAAATCAGTACGGATGCTGTCCTACTCGGAGCTTTGGCGGATGCTGCTTCACCACGGGAGATTTTAGATGTAGGCACGGGAACAGGAGTTATCGCATTGATGCTTGCCCAGCGTTTTCCCGAAGCAAAAATCCAGGCAGTGGAGATAGATCCTCCTGCTGCTTCCCAGGCTTTGGACAATTTCAGGTCAAATGCATTTTCGGAGCGTATGCAGCTTTGGGAGGGTAGGTTTCAAAACTTCGAAATTCAGAAGAAATATGACCTGATCGTAAGCAATCCGCCTTATTTTCCAGATCATTTGAAATCATCTGACCTGCAGCGCAACATGGCTTTGCATACAGACGAACTCTCCTTTCATGATTTATTGGGGAAAGCAGTACAGATTTTAAAAGAGGATGGGCAGTTTTGGCTTATACTTCCTCCGAGACAAATGCAGGATTTTCACCAAGAAGCAGCGCGGTATGGACTGTTTCTTGGAGTCAAATTCACACTGCGGGATAAGCCCGGAAGACGGATATTGCGGGAGATTTGTGCATTCGTCAGAAACCACACTGAAGTCAAAGCCAAGGATATTTTTATCAAAAACGAAGACGGGACGCCTCATGAAAGTTATGCGGGGTTGGTTCGTGGGTTTTTGTTAGATTTTTAA
- a CDS encoding TonB-dependent receptor yields MKKCILLLFLIISHFGFPQTISVKREVVGHDIGQLKGIKISGRIIDEITGEALVGVTVTVPEISVNGLTDTRGSFELIMDRAEYNLQFRYVGYETVDYPIVAVGDGRISIKMIPEGFQLEDVVIFGINPERNIRSTDMGAVTLNMNTIKELPPFLGEVDIIRSMAALPGVSQVGEASAGLNVRGGGADQNLILFAGAPIYNSSHLFGLYTSFNADLVKDATLYKSVIPSRYGGRGSSILDIIPKSGSVAKWGAGVMVSNVSGKVSFHGSLIKDKVSVLGGIRGSYINWFLNSLRNPDLKNSRADFYDGNLIISAPISDKTEFGYSFYRSYDDFALASDTTISWANTSHSLQWKSVLSQSLSLEVLGYYTQYDYSIFNRSGINDFDLNSGIQDYGAKLFMSYSLSESNKIGFGADYKQLKIQPGELIPNGLDGGILPQKVQDEFGRESAIHFQHEFEIGEKLGISYGIRYDLYQYLGARTVREYAGNQPISDETVTGETTYGDGEKIRGYDGIGPRGLLRYSFSKSSSVKAGYNKMYQFIHLISNTATIAPTDIWKLSDTFMQPQVVDQYSLGFYNNFKGNIFETSIEVYYKDIQNVMDYKDGANLILQNNPETELVPAQGRAYGIELYVKKNLGRLMGWVSYTYSRSLRRVLSRYEEEKINDGEWYASNYDKPYDVTVIGNYKLSANTSVSGTFGYSTGRPITYPGAKFSYSGNSLAYFNRRNERRLPDFHRLDLAINFKFIGEGKFFDGEWTFSVMNVYGRKNPFSLFFVDKLGAPPQAMKLAILGVPLPSISYSIKF; encoded by the coding sequence ATGAAGAAATGTATACTTTTGCTTTTTCTTATTATTTCCCATTTTGGTTTCCCGCAGACTATTTCTGTGAAAAGAGAGGTGGTTGGACATGATATCGGACAGCTGAAAGGAATCAAAATTTCGGGAAGAATCATCGATGAAATTACCGGAGAGGCACTGGTCGGAGTGACGGTTACAGTGCCGGAGATCAGTGTAAATGGCTTGACAGACACAAGAGGTTCCTTTGAGTTGATTATGGATAGAGCCGAATACAACCTTCAATTTCGCTATGTAGGTTATGAGACGGTGGATTATCCTATTGTAGCGGTAGGTGATGGAAGGATTTCAATCAAAATGATTCCCGAAGGTTTCCAACTGGAAGATGTGGTGATTTTCGGAATAAATCCCGAGAGAAATATCCGCTCCACGGATATGGGAGCCGTGACCCTGAATATGAACACCATCAAAGAGCTTCCTCCATTTCTGGGGGAGGTGGATATTATCCGTTCTATGGCGGCTTTACCCGGCGTGAGTCAGGTGGGAGAGGCTTCGGCAGGGTTGAACGTGCGCGGAGGTGGGGCAGACCAGAATTTGATACTGTTTGCAGGTGCCCCGATTTATAATTCCTCACACCTTTTTGGCTTGTATACTTCCTTCAATGCGGATCTTGTAAAAGACGCCACTCTCTATAAATCAGTGATCCCATCGCGTTATGGAGGAAGAGGGTCGTCTATTTTGGATATCATCCCAAAATCCGGGAGTGTTGCCAAGTGGGGAGCAGGTGTGATGGTGAGTAATGTGTCGGGTAAAGTGTCATTTCATGGGTCCTTAATCAAGGACAAGGTGTCTGTGCTTGGAGGTATTAGAGGATCGTATATTAATTGGTTTTTAAACTCGCTAAGAAATCCGGACCTAAAAAACTCAAGGGCTGATTTTTATGATGGAAATCTGATTATTTCAGCGCCGATTTCAGATAAAACTGAATTCGGCTACAGCTTTTATCGAAGTTATGATGACTTTGCTTTAGCCTCAGACACGACAATTTCTTGGGCCAATACCAGTCATTCCTTACAATGGAAAAGTGTGTTGTCACAGAGCCTTAGTCTTGAAGTGTTGGGGTACTATACCCAATATGACTATAGTATTTTCAACCGCTCAGGGATCAATGATTTTGACCTAAACTCCGGAATCCAAGACTATGGTGCAAAACTCTTTATGAGTTATTCATTGTCTGAATCCAATAAAATCGGCTTTGGAGCTGACTACAAGCAATTGAAAATCCAGCCCGGGGAATTAATTCCAAACGGACTTGATGGGGGGATTTTGCCGCAGAAAGTCCAGGATGAATTTGGCAGGGAATCAGCCATTCATTTCCAGCATGAATTTGAGATTGGAGAAAAATTGGGAATATCCTACGGGATACGCTATGATTTGTATCAATACTTGGGGGCAAGAACGGTGAGAGAATATGCAGGAAATCAGCCTATTTCGGATGAAACTGTTACCGGAGAGACTACCTACGGAGACGGTGAAAAGATTAGGGGCTACGATGGCATAGGCCCCAGAGGGTTGTTGCGTTATTCTTTTTCAAAAAGCAGCTCCGTCAAAGCCGGATACAATAAAATGTATCAGTTTATTCACTTGATTTCCAATACCGCAACTATTGCTCCGACGGATATTTGGAAGCTGAGTGATACGTTCATGCAACCGCAGGTAGTAGATCAGTATTCCCTGGGTTTTTACAATAATTTCAAGGGAAATATTTTCGAAACATCCATCGAAGTCTATTATAAAGACATTCAGAATGTGATGGACTATAAGGATGGTGCAAATCTGATCTTGCAAAATAACCCCGAGACAGAGCTGGTGCCTGCACAAGGAAGGGCTTATGGGATCGAATTGTATGTGAAAAAGAATCTAGGCCGATTGATGGGGTGGGTATCCTATACTTACTCCAGAAGTTTGAGACGAGTGCTCTCACGTTACGAGGAGGAGAAAATCAATGATGGCGAATGGTATGCTTCCAATTACGACAAGCCTTACGATGTCACGGTAATTGGGAATTATAAGCTAAGTGCCAATACTTCTGTTTCAGGTACTTTTGGTTATAGTACCGGTCGTCCAATTACTTACCCGGGAGCAAAGTTTTCCTATTCAGGCAATTCATTGGCTTATTTCAATCGAAGAAATGAGCGGCGTCTTCCGGACTTCCATCGACTTGATTTGGCCATTAACTTCAAATTTATTGGTGAAGGGAAGTTCTTTGACGGAGAGTGGACATTCTCCGTGATGAATGTTTACGGCAGGAAAAATCCTTTCTCATTATTCTTTGTGGATAAATTGGGAGCTCCCCCTCAGGCTATGAAACTTGCCATTTTAGGTGTCCCGCTTCCAAGTATCAGTTACTCGATTAAGTTTTGA
- a CDS encoding DUF4249 domain-containing protein yields the protein MYKKLIYIALLAAASCIDPYETRVDKGLQLLTVEGTITSKVGTHTVRLTRSDTYGSIFEGVIEPVTGATVIVKDDLGNVTFLGENVGSRGNYYTPADFAAIVGRSYTLQIQLLDGKVYTSLPELVKDVPPIGNLTYQSERIPVEGEINDASGVGFIVEVDDPAEESNFYYWRNSRATYVLETRPELYIDPLTKAPAPKGCCAVCYKSEITGNNSFFIASDENFNGLRTRVKAGFILDDGLRFVNTFRVDLRQLSITAEAYRFLRLVKQQSETSGSVFDPPPASIRGNMVSLDDPDEVVLGYFIAAGETSQRVYIKGTELDFRQNVGGVPDDCREVDDSVVNPPADWNPEE from the coding sequence ATGTATAAAAAGCTCATTTATATTGCCTTGCTTGCGGCAGCTTCTTGTATCGATCCTTACGAGACAAGAGTGGATAAAGGTCTTCAGCTTTTGACAGTGGAGGGGACAATTACCAGCAAGGTAGGGACGCATACCGTCCGGTTGACGAGAAGTGATACCTATGGGAGTATATTTGAAGGAGTAATAGAACCGGTCACGGGGGCTACGGTGATTGTGAAGGATGATTTGGGGAATGTCACTTTTCTCGGGGAGAATGTAGGAAGCCGGGGCAATTACTATACGCCGGCGGATTTTGCGGCTATAGTGGGAAGGTCTTATACATTACAGATTCAATTGCTCGACGGCAAGGTATATACTTCGCTTCCTGAGCTGGTAAAAGATGTTCCACCTATCGGAAACCTTACTTATCAAAGTGAACGAATTCCTGTGGAAGGAGAAATAAATGATGCTTCCGGGGTGGGTTTTATAGTGGAAGTAGATGATCCTGCAGAGGAAAGCAACTTCTATTACTGGAGAAACAGTAGGGCAACTTACGTGCTGGAAACCAGGCCTGAGCTATACATTGACCCGCTGACTAAGGCTCCGGCTCCCAAAGGCTGTTGCGCTGTCTGCTACAAATCAGAAATTACAGGCAATAATTCATTTTTTATTGCAAGTGATGAAAATTTCAATGGCTTAAGGACAAGAGTAAAAGCGGGGTTTATTCTCGATGATGGATTACGGTTTGTGAATACATTCCGTGTGGATTTAAGGCAACTCAGCATTACTGCCGAGGCGTACCGTTTTCTCCGCTTGGTAAAGCAGCAATCCGAGACCAGTGGTTCTGTATTTGATCCACCTCCGGCAAGTATCCGGGGAAACATGGTTAGCTTGGATGATCCTGACGAGGTGGTTCTGGGTTATTTTATTGCTGCCGGGGAGACTTCCCAGCGTGTGTATATCAAGGGTACGGAACTTGATTTTAGACAGAATGTAGGGGGTGTCCCGGACGACTGCAGAGAGGTGGATGATTCAGTAGTTAATCCTCCTGCGGATTGGAATCCCGAAGAGTAG
- a CDS encoding saccharopine dehydrogenase family protein, protein MHTILILGGGKSAIFLIDFLAKSCQSKDRQLILADIDPDAATKKLKNQPNTQAHQLDIENVESRQALIQEADVVISMLPASMHPLVAKDCLHFGTHFFSASYESEEMREMKSEIEAKGLFFLNECGLDPGIDHMSAMQIIHSAKSKGEEIISFKSYCGGLLAPESEDNPWKYKFTWNPRNVVLAGQGTSRYIENGDLKFVPYHQLFNQLETIQFPGLGDFDGYPNRDSLSYRRVYGLEKIGTMIRGTLRRSGFCKAWNIFVQLGMCDDGFQMNLPEGTTLRQFLNAFLPYDPTLSVEEKLGNLIPDFDFPTWEKIQWLGFFGNDLLPLTKGSPAVILQAILEKNWKLYPEDKDMIVMQHLFQIKSAEGIKEIRSSLVCFGEDATYTAMAKTVGLPLAIAVDLFLDGNIKLKGLHVPVFPEIYNPVLTALKNHGISFQEQEKLYDPT, encoded by the coding sequence ATGCATACAATTCTGATTTTAGGCGGTGGAAAATCCGCCATTTTCCTGATCGATTTCCTGGCAAAAAGCTGCCAATCAAAAGACCGACAATTAATCTTGGCGGATATTGATCCTGATGCAGCAACCAAAAAACTTAAAAATCAGCCAAATACCCAAGCCCACCAACTGGATATTGAGAATGTGGAGTCCCGACAAGCACTTATCCAAGAAGCCGATGTGGTGATTTCCATGCTGCCTGCTTCTATGCATCCATTGGTAGCAAAGGATTGTCTGCACTTTGGAACCCACTTTTTCTCGGCTTCTTACGAATCTGAAGAAATGCGCGAAATGAAATCGGAAATCGAAGCAAAAGGCTTGTTTTTTCTGAATGAATGTGGGTTGGATCCGGGAATCGACCACATGTCTGCCATGCAAATCATCCATTCCGCAAAATCAAAGGGAGAGGAAATCATCTCTTTCAAATCCTACTGCGGCGGACTTCTGGCACCGGAATCAGAGGATAATCCCTGGAAATACAAGTTCACCTGGAACCCAAGAAACGTCGTGCTGGCAGGTCAGGGAACTTCCCGCTACATAGAAAATGGCGATTTGAAATTTGTCCCTTATCATCAGCTTTTCAACCAGCTAGAAACTATTCAATTTCCCGGACTGGGAGATTTTGACGGCTACCCCAATCGGGATTCGCTCAGCTATAGACGGGTGTATGGACTGGAGAAAATCGGAACCATGATCCGCGGGACTTTAAGAAGATCAGGCTTCTGCAAAGCTTGGAACATCTTCGTACAACTGGGGATGTGTGACGATGGTTTTCAGATGAATCTGCCCGAGGGAACAACTTTGAGACAATTTTTGAATGCATTCCTGCCTTATGATCCAACGCTTTCCGTAGAAGAAAAACTCGGGAATCTGATCCCTGATTTTGATTTCCCAACATGGGAGAAAATCCAATGGTTGGGATTTTTCGGAAATGACCTGCTGCCACTGACAAAGGGCTCTCCGGCTGTTATTCTTCAGGCAATTCTTGAGAAAAACTGGAAGCTTTACCCAGAAGACAAAGACATGATCGTAATGCAGCACCTCTTCCAAATCAAATCTGCCGAAGGCATCAAAGAAATCCGATCAAGTCTGGTATGCTTTGGTGAAGATGCCACTTACACAGCCATGGCAAAAACGGTGGGGCTTCCGCTGGCAATTGCTGTTGACCTATTTCTGGATGGAAACATTAAACTGAAAGGTCTCCACGTCCCCGTGTTTCCTGAGATTTATAATCCGGTTTTGACAGCGTTGAAAAATCACGGAATCAGCTTTCAAGAGCAGGAGAAGCTATATGATCCTACCTGA
- a CDS encoding cytidine deaminase encodes MSKKIKIEAEFEELAWEELTIEEQQLMMRARKVSEKAYAPYSDFHVGAAVRLESGEILQSSNQENVSFPVGVCAERLVLGYAGANFPDLAVKEIAIVARRKGDKIWAGVSPCGLCRQTINEVEMRFNQPITILIQNPDGSVFRFQGIQTLLPFKFDDLNA; translated from the coding sequence ATGAGTAAGAAAATAAAGATAGAAGCTGAGTTTGAAGAACTGGCATGGGAGGAACTGACTATTGAAGAGCAGCAGCTGATGATGAGGGCGAGAAAAGTGTCAGAAAAAGCCTATGCGCCTTATTCCGACTTTCATGTGGGAGCAGCTGTCCGGCTAGAATCCGGTGAAATTCTACAGTCCAGTAATCAGGAAAATGTAAGTTTCCCCGTGGGAGTTTGTGCTGAGCGGCTGGTGCTTGGCTATGCGGGGGCAAACTTCCCGGATCTTGCAGTGAAGGAAATCGCAATAGTGGCGCGCAGAAAAGGAGATAAGATCTGGGCGGGAGTTTCGCCTTGCGGACTTTGTCGGCAGACAATCAACGAAGTGGAAATGAGATTTAATCAACCAATCACGATTCTTATTCAAAATCCCGATGGCTCCGTATTCCGATTCCAGGGAATCCAGACGCTTTTACCTTTCAAATTTGACGATCTGAACGCATAG
- a CDS encoding alpha/beta hydrolase, which yields MKKSIRFQYQAHYSVSHEPTFQEKEIWLVLHGYGQLAGFFIRKFQNFESSDRLFVAPEATNYNYLNGFSGRVGANWMTKHEREVAIQNNHTYLDLLMDKLLSLYSEMPSINVLGFSQGAATATRWASRWTGEVSRLVLWAGGFAQDMILDDARGKFSQTEIMLVLGDRDEFVTPESLEIQEELIRNLGKKVKRTTFSGGHEIDAELLSRILDSSG from the coding sequence TTGAAGAAAAGTATCAGGTTTCAGTATCAGGCGCACTATTCAGTTTCACATGAACCTACTTTCCAAGAGAAGGAGATCTGGCTGGTGTTGCATGGATATGGGCAATTGGCCGGGTTTTTCATCAGAAAGTTCCAGAATTTTGAATCCTCTGATCGGCTCTTTGTAGCTCCTGAAGCGACCAATTACAATTATCTCAATGGATTTTCGGGGAGAGTGGGCGCGAATTGGATGACAAAGCATGAACGGGAAGTAGCCATCCAAAACAATCACACTTACCTGGATCTTTTGATGGATAAGCTACTTTCGCTGTATAGTGAGATGCCATCAATCAATGTGCTGGGATTCTCACAGGGAGCGGCTACCGCCACACGTTGGGCAAGTAGATGGACAGGTGAAGTGAGTCGGCTGGTGCTTTGGGCCGGAGGTTTTGCCCAAGACATGATTTTGGATGATGCACGGGGGAAATTTTCACAAACCGAAATTATGTTGGTCCTAGGAGATCGGGACGAATTTGTCACGCCGGAAAGCCTTGAAATACAGGAAGAATTGATCAGAAATCTGGGTAAAAAGGTAAAAAGGACAACTTTTTCCGGAGGGCACGAAATTGATGCTGAATTGCTTTCAAGAATTCTTGATTCAAGTGGGTAA
- a CDS encoding UPF0158 family protein produces MLSLTEKEIDLISTQLLKGMICFYQIDKKRIHQMPDDEDYYNYDLTEAEEDVLDEIEENPDNYAEFTQMEPAQEHQMMQDFIDRRVKERNLAEDLVSSLTKPKANTAFKFLIEDSKYKAEWTEFRREKYHDWIREQVDSFNFTED; encoded by the coding sequence ATGCTTTCCCTTACCGAAAAGGAGATAGACCTTATCTCAACACAATTACTCAAAGGAATGATCTGTTTCTATCAGATCGATAAGAAAAGAATTCATCAGATGCCGGATGATGAGGATTATTACAATTATGATCTGACTGAGGCGGAAGAAGATGTACTGGATGAAATTGAGGAAAACCCGGACAATTATGCCGAGTTTACCCAGATGGAGCCGGCCCAAGAGCATCAGATGATGCAGGACTTTATAGATCGGCGGGTCAAAGAAAGAAATCTTGCGGAAGATTTGGTTAGTTCCCTGACCAAGCCAAAGGCAAATACTGCATTTAAGTTTTTGATAGAGGATTCCAAGTACAAAGCCGAGTGGACAGAATTCCGCAGGGAAAAGTACCATGACTGGATCAGGGAGCAGGTTGATAGCTTTAATTTCACCGAAGATTAA